A portion of the Bacillus thuringiensis genome contains these proteins:
- a CDS encoding YjcZ family sporulation protein codes for MGYGYSCGGYGYGGSCGGCGYGGFALLIVLFILLIIIGASCWGGFVGC; via the coding sequence ATGGGTTACGGATATAGTTGCGGCGGTTACGGTTACGGCGGTAGCTGTGGTGGTTGTGGTTACGGAGGTTTCGCTTTATTAATCGTTTTATTTATCCTTCTAATCATCATCGGAGCTAGCTGTTGGGGCGGCTTTGTAGGCTGCTAG
- a CDS encoding PLP-dependent aminotransferase family protein: MERFVWKPNMSLATPLYKQIETYIKERIVNGEWTVGTKLPSQRDLAHTFGVNRSTIVMAFDELVAKGYIEGNGRKGTIVVNNNENASTYAPPPNWQSYVETGVHYPNLPAIQEINQAEFYPHVIRLGTGELAPSLLPEKKMKEIMNKLLKSNVTLGYEEPKGNLYLREKISEYLKEHGVYVSPASILIVSGAIQALQLISMGLLSKGASILLEKPSYLYSLNVFQSAGVRLIGIPMDESGLHTSYIKKYKKQFNASILYTIPSFHNPTNFSMNTKKRKEIMEVCNEIGLPIIEDAVYQDLWFDAPSSKPLKAYDKNGIVLHIGSMSKVISPGLRIGWIVGPEPVIQRLSDIKMQTDYGSSTISQQIAAEWFTNGLYDEHLRFVRSELKKRRDFMLLMLDKYLHEIATWHEPTGGFYIWVHIKVPISYRSLFDKALQEKVLLNPGTLYDRSANQFLRLSYSYATLEEIEIGIKKLAQLMKK, from the coding sequence ATGGAAAGATTCGTTTGGAAACCGAATATGTCTCTAGCGACGCCGCTGTATAAACAAATAGAAACGTATATAAAAGAAAGGATCGTTAATGGAGAATGGACTGTTGGAACAAAATTACCTTCACAAAGAGATTTGGCCCATACATTTGGTGTGAATCGAAGCACAATTGTAATGGCTTTCGATGAACTAGTTGCGAAGGGATATATTGAAGGGAATGGCAGGAAAGGAACAATTGTTGTAAATAATAATGAGAATGCTTCAACATACGCACCCCCGCCTAATTGGCAGTCTTATGTAGAAACAGGAGTTCATTATCCGAATCTCCCAGCTATTCAAGAGATTAATCAAGCTGAATTTTATCCACATGTAATTCGATTAGGAACGGGTGAGCTCGCGCCGAGTCTCTTACCTGAGAAAAAGATGAAAGAAATTATGAATAAGCTTTTAAAGTCAAATGTGACGCTTGGGTATGAAGAGCCGAAAGGAAATCTTTATTTAAGGGAAAAGATTTCCGAATACTTAAAGGAGCATGGCGTATATGTATCTCCTGCCTCTATATTAATTGTTTCAGGAGCAATTCAAGCGCTGCAACTTATTTCTATGGGGCTTCTTTCGAAAGGGGCATCAATCTTATTAGAGAAACCATCCTATTTGTATTCGCTTAATGTTTTTCAATCAGCAGGGGTACGTTTAATTGGAATCCCAATGGATGAGAGCGGGTTACATACATCATATATTAAGAAATATAAGAAGCAATTCAATGCCTCTATTTTATATACAATCCCGTCTTTTCATAATCCGACGAATTTTAGTATGAATACTAAGAAGCGAAAAGAAATAATGGAAGTATGTAATGAAATTGGATTACCTATTATAGAGGACGCAGTGTATCAAGACTTATGGTTTGATGCACCTAGTTCGAAACCTTTAAAAGCCTATGATAAAAATGGAATTGTACTACATATTGGAAGCATGTCCAAAGTAATTAGTCCAGGTTTAAGAATTGGATGGATTGTTGGACCCGAGCCAGTAATTCAAAGATTGTCAGACATAAAAATGCAAACAGATTATGGTTCAAGCACTATATCCCAGCAAATTGCAGCAGAGTGGTTTACAAATGGTCTATATGATGAGCATTTGCGATTTGTAAGAAGTGAATTGAAAAAACGAAGAGACTTTATGTTACTAATGTTAGATAAATATCTTCATGAAATAGCAACTTGGCATGAACCAACAGGCGGGTTTTATATATGGGTACATATAAAAGTACCCATTTCATATCGCAGTTTATTTGATAAAGCTCTGCAAGAAAAGGTTTTATTAAACCCAGGTACTTTATATGATAGAAGTGCAAATCAATTTTTGCGCCTATCGTATTCATACGCAACGTTAGAAGAAATTGAAATAGGTATAAAAAAACTCGCACAACTAATGAAAAAGTAA
- a CDS encoding LysE/ArgO family amino acid transporter, which produces MSEAIIHGIILAFGLIIPLGVQNVFVFNQGASQPNIWRAAPVVLTASICDTLLILIAVQGVSLVLLTFSWLTNSLYIIGFFFLLYMGFVIWRSNPSNDVKQEKSMPLKKQILFAASVSLLNPHAILDTIGVIGTNSIQYIGSEKWAFTLATIIVSWIWFISLALAGKFLKRLDSTGKTILLLNKFSGLIIWGVALYMLKQVIYS; this is translated from the coding sequence ATGAGTGAAGCAATTATTCATGGTATCATTCTTGCATTTGGACTTATCATTCCATTAGGTGTACAAAATGTTTTTGTCTTTAACCAAGGTGCTAGCCAACCAAACATTTGGAGGGCAGCCCCTGTAGTATTAACTGCCTCTATATGTGATACGTTACTCATATTGATTGCGGTGCAAGGTGTCTCCCTTGTACTCCTTACTTTTTCTTGGTTAACTAACTCGTTATATATAATTGGATTTTTCTTTCTCCTATATATGGGCTTTGTTATTTGGAGAAGTAACCCTTCCAACGATGTAAAACAAGAAAAAAGTATGCCCTTAAAAAAGCAAATCCTTTTCGCAGCATCAGTTTCGTTATTAAATCCACATGCAATTTTAGACACAATCGGTGTAATTGGAACAAATTCTATTCAATACATAGGAAGTGAAAAATGGGCTTTTACACTTGCAACTATTATCGTTTCTTGGATTTGGTTTATAAGCTTAGCTTTGGCGGGGAAATTTCTAAAAAGACTAGACTCAACCGGAAAGACAATCTTATTATTAAATAAATTTTCTGGTCTCATCATATGGGGTGTCGCGCTTTACATGTTAAAACAAGTTATTTATTCTTAA
- the asbD gene encoding petrobactin biosynthesis protein AsbD has product MRREALKNAVLKIMVEKMELKNVTYLEEKMRLNQDLYIDSVMMLQLIVYIEMDVKLCVPEDEVDPKAFLTVGSLLDFMEELQPLHEVNVNN; this is encoded by the coding sequence ATGAGACGAGAAGCGTTAAAGAATGCAGTGTTAAAAATTATGGTAGAAAAAATGGAACTGAAAAATGTAACGTATTTAGAAGAAAAGATGCGCTTAAATCAAGATTTATATATAGATTCGGTAATGATGTTGCAGCTTATTGTATACATAGAAATGGATGTAAAGCTATGCGTTCCAGAGGATGAGGTAGATCCAAAGGCATTTCTTACTGTAGGATCTTTGCTTGATTTTATGGAGGAGTTACAGCCGTTGCATGAAGTAAATGTAAATAACTAA
- a CDS encoding DUF6005 family protein yields MTSIKVHCLVSCFCEIIKRRSDIDFRPFYFGLWDGDFDITEGGIISYHSENINHDHYLLWFEKLYGIKVNEWYDHAKDKDSNVEMFLELVENKSENRYVIVMVDMSLLPERENKFHQKPFPHYLMISKTEKEEEWFMLDPDFRWEGNMEREKVLHSIQDNPFGGGYFIDIEGIGEPTQETVASYFTETFKKNDNELTMELKNLIVKMANEEEGYALSGLVAAVKQIPVLAIRKYSYEHAFAYFRETLQYSEEEFDYWCDRVEDIVQGFTNVQYRAIKMAMTNNKDMLVAIIKKLDEMNAIELQIKKELERQFLSWKGMKTNQSVVTF; encoded by the coding sequence ATGACTTCAATTAAAGTGCACTGTTTAGTGAGTTGTTTTTGTGAAATTATAAAAAGGCGTAGCGACATTGATTTTCGTCCATTTTATTTTGGACTATGGGATGGAGATTTTGATATAACAGAAGGCGGAATTATTTCGTATCACTCTGAAAACATTAACCATGATCATTATTTACTTTGGTTTGAAAAATTGTACGGTATTAAAGTAAACGAATGGTATGATCATGCAAAAGATAAAGATAGCAATGTAGAAATGTTTTTAGAATTAGTAGAAAACAAGTCGGAAAATCGTTATGTCATTGTAATGGTTGATATGTCTCTATTACCAGAGAGGGAAAATAAATTTCATCAAAAACCGTTTCCACATTATTTAATGATATCAAAAACAGAGAAAGAAGAAGAGTGGTTCATGCTAGATCCTGATTTTCGTTGGGAAGGGAATATGGAAAGAGAAAAAGTGCTTCACTCTATTCAAGATAACCCATTTGGTGGAGGATATTTCATTGATATAGAAGGAATTGGGGAGCCAACACAAGAAACAGTAGCTAGTTATTTCACAGAAACATTCAAAAAGAACGACAATGAACTGACTATGGAACTGAAAAATTTAATTGTAAAAATGGCAAATGAGGAAGAAGGATATGCGCTTTCTGGACTTGTAGCAGCAGTAAAACAAATACCAGTACTTGCAATTCGTAAATATAGTTATGAGCATGCCTTTGCATACTTCCGTGAAACGTTGCAATATTCGGAGGAAGAATTTGATTATTGGTGTGATCGGGTAGAGGATATTGTACAAGGATTTACAAATGTACAGTATCGTGCAATTAAAATGGCGATGACGAACAATAAAGATATGCTAGTAGCGATTATTAAAAAACTGGATGAAATGAATGCAATTGAGCTGCAAATTAAGAAGGAATTAGAGAGACAGTTTCTATCATGGAAAGGCATGAAAACAAATCAGTCTGTCGTAACTTTTTAA
- a CDS encoding MFS transporter, with the protein MLKKENCCLIALASVPLVMTLGNSMLIPILPTIEKKLHISSFQVSMIITIYSIVAILLIPIAGYLSDRWGRKMVMVPSLLIAAIGGAITGWVSWKVDNPYIWILIGRAIQGIGAAGAMPVVIPCVGDLYKDEKQVSTGLGIIETSNTFGKVLSPILGSALAAIVWFLPFWAIPVLCVVSIVLLLVLVKAKKQEGEVPPLKEFIRSIISTFREKGRWLIAIFALGAIIMLILFGILFYLSTILESKYDIHGIWKGCVLAIPLLVLSLSSYMAGKKIGDNQNVMKKCIYIGFLMAAASVIIPLFIKGIYLLLLCLVIMGIGIGMALPCLDALITQGIEKEQRGTVTSFYSSMRFIGVAAGPPLYSFFMKGADHEVFYLTSIFAAIGAVIAIIWIKPAKDAKTVKQKPEPTS; encoded by the coding sequence ATGTTAAAAAAAGAAAACTGTTGTTTAATTGCGCTTGCATCAGTTCCACTTGTCATGACATTAGGGAATTCAATGCTCATTCCAATCTTGCCGACAATTGAAAAGAAATTACATATTTCATCGTTTCAAGTATCCATGATTATTACAATTTACTCTATCGTAGCCATTTTACTTATACCGATTGCTGGTTATTTATCAGATAGATGGGGACGAAAGATGGTAATGGTTCCGAGTTTGCTGATTGCGGCTATAGGAGGAGCGATAACTGGTTGGGTATCATGGAAAGTTGATAATCCCTACATTTGGATACTAATCGGTAGAGCGATTCAAGGTATTGGTGCTGCTGGTGCAATGCCGGTTGTTATACCGTGTGTTGGTGATTTATACAAAGATGAAAAACAAGTTAGTACAGGTTTGGGAATCATTGAGACATCCAATACATTTGGAAAAGTGTTGAGCCCTATTTTAGGATCTGCTCTTGCTGCCATTGTATGGTTCTTACCATTTTGGGCGATTCCAGTTTTATGTGTCGTATCAATTGTTTTATTGCTGGTATTAGTAAAGGCAAAAAAACAAGAAGGGGAAGTACCGCCATTAAAAGAGTTTATTCGATCTATTATCTCTACGTTTCGAGAAAAGGGAAGATGGTTAATTGCCATTTTTGCATTAGGTGCAATTATTATGCTTATTTTATTCGGAATTCTCTTTTATTTGTCGACTATACTGGAATCAAAGTATGACATTCATGGTATATGGAAAGGGTGTGTGCTTGCTATCCCGTTACTTGTATTGTCACTTAGTTCCTATATGGCCGGTAAAAAAATTGGAGATAATCAAAATGTTATGAAGAAGTGTATTTATATTGGTTTTTTAATGGCAGCTGCATCAGTCATCATTCCTTTATTTATAAAAGGGATTTACTTACTACTTCTTTGTCTCGTTATTATGGGGATAGGAATTGGTATGGCACTCCCATGTTTAGATGCCCTCATTACACAAGGAATTGAAAAGGAGCAAAGGGGAACGGTTACGTCCTTTTATAGTTCAATGCGATTTATCGGTGTAGCAGCTGGACCACCTTTATATTCTTTTTTTATGAAAGGGGCGGACCATGAAGTGTTTTATTTGACAAGTATTTTCGCTGCCATTGGTGCTGTTATAGCAATCATTTGGATTAAACCAGCAAAAGATGCAAAGACGGTAAAACAGAAACCGGAACCTACTTCATAA
- a CDS encoding DUF3933 family protein — MKQYVICQMINGEKYLAAYAETKQEAIEKAELLGLRTGNRYIVVTAEEAEGLTYP; from the coding sequence ATGAAACAATATGTAATTTGCCAAATGATCAATGGAGAAAAATATTTAGCTGCTTATGCGGAGACGAAGCAAGAGGCGATTGAAAAAGCAGAACTGTTAGGATTAAGAACGGGAAATCGTTACATAGTTGTTACTGCAGAGGAAGCCGAAGGGTTAACGTACCCTTAA
- a CDS encoding patatin-like phospholipase family protein, with translation MKIDGVFEGGGVRGIAHVGAICALAEKGYEWERVAGTSAGSIIAALLAAGYSCSELKTIITDIDYNKFTKRTFIDRIPFIGKGLSAWTTLGIYSNVFIEEWIEELLRKKGVHLFTDLPDLNKLKIIASDISNGKMVVFPDDLPNYGFLNYRFSIAKAVRMSSTIPFFFEPVKWRTPKWKQPCYMVDGGILSNYPIWIFDSPTAPRWPTFGFHFVKDEIQADPAHYNEPISMFKGLFKTMMQAHDLRHLDKESKARTITIPTGTITSTNFELTKEEKEWLYNSGYNSANKFLQAWNFRQYIDEYRKGNQDRKTNRFFRQLDS, from the coding sequence ATGAAGATTGATGGTGTTTTTGAAGGAGGCGGTGTGCGCGGTATTGCGCATGTCGGGGCAATTTGTGCGTTAGCCGAAAAAGGTTATGAATGGGAACGTGTAGCTGGTACATCGGCTGGTTCGATTATTGCAGCGCTCCTAGCAGCAGGATATTCTTGTTCAGAGTTAAAAACGATTATTACTGATATTGATTATAATAAATTTACGAAAAGAACTTTTATTGATAGAATTCCTTTTATCGGTAAGGGACTAAGTGCATGGACTACTCTAGGTATATACTCTAATGTATTTATAGAAGAATGGATTGAAGAATTACTTCGAAAAAAAGGTGTTCATTTATTTACTGATTTACCAGATCTAAACAAACTCAAAATCATTGCCTCTGACATTAGTAATGGTAAAATGGTTGTCTTTCCTGACGACTTACCAAACTACGGATTTTTAAATTATCGCTTCTCTATCGCTAAAGCGGTAAGAATGAGTAGTACAATCCCCTTCTTCTTTGAACCCGTAAAATGGAGAACTCCAAAATGGAAGCAGCCTTGTTATATGGTTGATGGAGGAATTCTAAGTAATTATCCAATTTGGATCTTCGATTCACCTACCGCTCCTCGCTGGCCGACTTTCGGATTTCATTTTGTAAAAGATGAGATTCAAGCTGACCCTGCTCACTATAACGAGCCTATTTCCATGTTCAAAGGACTATTTAAAACAATGATGCAAGCTCATGATTTACGTCATTTAGATAAGGAATCAAAAGCAAGAACCATTACAATTCCAACAGGAACGATTACAAGTACTAATTTTGAACTGACAAAGGAAGAAAAAGAATGGCTTTACAATTCTGGTTATAACTCTGCTAATAAATTTTTACAAGCTTGGAACTTTAGGCAATATATCGATGAGTATAGAAAAGGAAATCAAGACCGAAAGACAAATCGATTTTTCCGTCAACTTGACTCATAA
- a CDS encoding alpha/beta-type small acid-soluble spore protein — translation MARNRNSNQLASHGAQAALDQMKYEIAQEFGVQLGADTSSRANGSVGGEITKRLVAMAEQQLGGGYTR, via the coding sequence ATGGCTAGAAATCGTAATTCTAATCAATTAGCATCACATGGAGCACAAGCAGCTTTAGATCAAATGAAGTATGAAATTGCACAAGAGTTCGGTGTACAACTTGGAGCTGATACTTCTTCACGTGCAAACGGTTCTGTAGGCGGTGAAATCACAAAGCGCCTAGTAGCGATGGCAGAACAACAGCTTGGTGGCGGATATACTCGCTAA
- a CDS encoding IucA/IucC family protein yields the protein MRVDMYHTKVLKALESEDYISVRRRVLRQLVESLIYEGIITPVRIEKEEQFLFIIQGLDEEDKSVTYKCYGRERMTFGRISLDSLIVRVQDEQQEIQSVSQFLEEVFRVASVEQAKLDSFMHELEQTIFKDTIAQYERNNKKEYTQKSYDEFESHLIDGHPYHPSYKARVGFQYRDNFQYGYEFMQPIKLIWIAAHKNYATVGYENEVMYNDLLKEEIGDRKLEEFMERIRNRGCYPKQYVFIPVHPWQWENFIISNYGDHIQGNFIIYLGTSEDDYCAQQSMRTLRNITSPKKPYVKLSMNLLNTSTLRTLKPYSVVSAPVISNWLNDVVSNDAYLMDEARLILLSEFSSVTYDTNKKAIYGSLGCIWRESIHKYLDAQEDAIPFNGLYAKEKDGTPIIDAWLNKYGMKDWLQLLIQKAIIPVIHLVVEHGIALESHGQNMILVHKEGVPVRIALKDFHEGLEFYRPYLKEVDKCPDFTKMHKTYANGKMNDFFEMDRIECLQEMVLDALFLFNLGELAFVLADEYGLKEEHFWMMVVEEIEDHLRIYPHLKGRFENIQLYAPTFYAEQLTKRRLYMDVESLVHEVPNPLYRVRQLMKQKSVVTGGNYANR from the coding sequence ATGAGAGTGGACATGTATCATACGAAAGTATTGAAGGCGCTCGAATCAGAAGATTACATTTCAGTACGAAGAAGAGTGCTACGTCAATTAGTAGAATCGTTAATTTATGAGGGGATTATTACACCGGTTCGCATAGAAAAAGAAGAACAATTTCTTTTTATAATACAAGGACTTGATGAAGAAGACAAAAGTGTCACGTACAAATGCTATGGCAGGGAACGGATGACATTTGGACGTATTTCTTTAGACTCATTAATAGTAAGAGTCCAAGATGAACAGCAAGAAATACAATCTGTCTCGCAATTTCTAGAAGAAGTTTTTCGGGTTGCTAGTGTAGAACAAGCTAAATTAGATTCTTTTATGCACGAATTAGAACAAACAATATTTAAAGACACGATTGCACAATATGAAAGAAATAATAAGAAAGAATATACTCAAAAATCTTACGATGAGTTTGAAAGCCATTTAATAGACGGCCATCCATATCACCCTAGTTATAAAGCACGTGTTGGATTTCAATATCGTGACAATTTTCAATATGGATATGAATTTATGCAGCCAATAAAACTCATATGGATTGCAGCGCATAAGAATTATGCGACTGTAGGTTATGAGAATGAAGTGATGTATAACGACCTTTTAAAAGAGGAGATTGGCGATCGTAAATTAGAAGAGTTTATGGAACGAATTCGTAATAGGGGATGTTATCCAAAACAGTACGTGTTTATACCTGTTCACCCATGGCAGTGGGAGAATTTCATCATTTCAAATTATGGGGATCATATACAGGGTAATTTTATTATTTATTTAGGAACATCAGAGGACGATTATTGCGCGCAACAGTCAATGAGAACGTTAAGAAATATTACGAGTCCAAAGAAACCGTACGTTAAATTATCGATGAATTTACTCAACACTTCAACACTCCGTACACTGAAACCATACTCTGTTGTGAGTGCACCAGTAATATCAAATTGGTTAAATGATGTTGTAAGTAATGACGCCTATTTAATGGATGAAGCACGTTTAATCTTGTTAAGCGAGTTTTCAAGTGTAACGTATGACACGAATAAGAAAGCTATATATGGTTCATTAGGATGTATTTGGCGCGAAAGCATTCATAAGTATTTAGATGCACAAGAGGATGCAATTCCTTTTAATGGTTTATACGCTAAAGAGAAAGATGGTACACCAATTATTGATGCGTGGTTGAACAAATATGGAATGAAGGATTGGCTACAATTACTTATTCAAAAAGCGATAATACCAGTTATACATCTTGTTGTAGAGCATGGTATCGCACTGGAATCACATGGACAAAATATGATTCTAGTCCATAAAGAAGGGGTGCCTGTTCGTATTGCGTTAAAGGATTTTCATGAAGGGCTTGAGTTTTATCGTCCATATTTGAAAGAAGTTGACAAATGTCCCGACTTTACTAAAATGCATAAAACATATGCGAATGGAAAAATGAATGATTTCTTTGAAATGGATCGCATCGAATGTTTGCAAGAGATGGTGTTAGATGCACTTTTCCTGTTTAATTTAGGAGAATTAGCATTCGTACTTGCGGATGAATATGGATTGAAAGAAGAACATTTTTGGATGATGGTTGTTGAAGAAATTGAAGATCATTTAAGAATATATCCACATTTGAAAGGTAGATTTGAAAATATTCAATTATATGCACCTACATTCTATGCTGAACAATTAACGAAACGTCGATTATATATGGATGTGGAATCGCTTGTTCATGAAGTTCCAAATCCATTGTATAGAGTAAGACAACTTATGAAACAAAAATCAGTTGTTACAGGGGGAAATTATGCTAATCGTTAA
- a CDS encoding sugar phosphate isomerase/epimerase family protein: MKYSLCTISFRHQLISFTDIVQFAYENSFEGIELWGTHAQNLYMQERETTERELNFLKDKNLEITMISDYLDISLSADFEKTIEKSEQLVVLANWFNTNKIRTFAGQKGSKDFSEQERKEYVKRIRKICDVFAQHNMYVLLETHPNTLTDTLPSTIELLEEVNHPNLKINLDFLHIWESGADPIDSFHRLKPWTLHYHFKNISSADYLHVFEPNNVYAAAGSRIGMVPLFEGIVNYDEIIQEVRDTDLFASLEWFGHNSKEILKEEMKVLINRNLEVVTS, from the coding sequence ATGAAATATTCGCTATGTACCATTTCATTTCGTCATCAATTAATTTCATTTACTGATATTGTTCAATTTGCATATGAAAACAGTTTTGAAGGAATTGAATTATGGGGGACTCATGCACAAAATTTGTATATGCAAGAGCGTGAAACGACAGAACGAGAATTGAATTTTCTAAAGGATAAAAACTTAGAAATTACGATGATAAGTGATTACTTAGATATATCATTATCAGCAGATTTTGAAAAAACGATAGAGAAAAGTGAACAACTTGTAGTACTAGCTAATTGGTTTAATACGAATAAAATTCGCACGTTTGCTGGGCAAAAAGGGAGCAAGGACTTCTCGGAACAAGAGAGAAAAGAGTATGTGAAGCGAATACGTAAGATTTGTGATGTGTTTGCTCAGCACAATATGTATGTGCTGTTAGAAACACATCCTAATACACTAACAGACACATTGCCTTCTACTATAGAACTATTAGAAGAAGTAAATCATCCGAATTTAAAAATAAATCTTGATTTTCTTCATATATGGGAGTCTGGCGCAGATCCAATAGACAGTTTCCATCGATTAAAGCCGTGGACACTACATTACCATTTTAAGAATATATCTTCAGCGGATTATTTGCATGTGTTTGAACCTAATAATGTATATGCTGCAGCAGGAAGCCGTATTGGTATGGTTCCGTTATTTGAAGGTATTGTAAATTATGATGAGATTATTCAGGAAGTGAGAGACACGGATCTTTTTGCTTCGTTAGAATGGTTTGGACATAACTCAAAAGAGATATTAAAAGAAGAAATGAAAGTATTAATAAATAGAAATTTAGAAGTAGTAACTTCGTAA
- a CDS encoding AMP-binding protein, with product MLIVNKQEYSKSDFDLRLQVYEEMEQFQEAEGNRFALCLKDPFDIITLVFFLKEKKSSVLLIHEDTPKETAIEMAKRANCVGVLYGEYGDFTKLEVGNFLLEEPSLLQYSSGTTGEPKLIRRAWTEVDTEITAYNEALNCEVDEVPIVMAPVSHSYGLICGTLSAITRGSKPVIITNKNPKFALNIVRNTEKHIIYAVPLMLHIMGSFPLGTFQFHKIMTSGSPLPEALFYKLKEMTTYMMQQYGCSEAGCISICHDMKSHLDLGNPLPHASISIGSEENAPEEIVVKMNGKEIFTKDLGYKSERGIHFMGRMDDVINVSGLKVFPIEVEETMLRLEGVQEAIVYRGKHPVMGEIVKAKVISHIDPVQIREWCIQHLPSYKVPHEIESVTEIPKNKTGKVSRKLLEMGEVTT from the coding sequence ATGCTAATCGTTAATAAACAAGAGTATAGCAAAAGTGATTTTGATTTGAGATTACAAGTTTATGAGGAAATGGAACAATTTCAAGAAGCAGAAGGAAATAGATTTGCACTTTGTCTGAAAGATCCATTCGATATTATTACGCTTGTGTTTTTCTTAAAAGAAAAGAAATCATCAGTATTACTTATACATGAAGATACGCCAAAAGAAACGGCTATTGAAATGGCAAAGCGTGCAAATTGTGTAGGAGTTTTATATGGAGAATATGGCGATTTTACAAAATTAGAAGTAGGGAACTTTTTACTAGAAGAACCTTCTTTATTGCAATATAGTTCGGGAACTACGGGAGAACCGAAACTGATTCGTAGAGCATGGACGGAAGTTGATACAGAAATTACTGCCTATAATGAAGCTTTAAACTGTGAAGTAGATGAAGTGCCAATCGTTATGGCTCCTGTTTCACATTCATACGGACTAATATGTGGTACGTTATCAGCAATTACGAGGGGGAGCAAGCCTGTAATCATTACGAACAAAAATCCTAAATTCGCATTAAATATAGTTCGTAATACAGAAAAACATATCATATATGCAGTACCACTTATGTTACACATTATGGGGAGTTTTCCATTAGGAACGTTCCAGTTTCATAAAATTATGACATCAGGATCGCCTTTGCCAGAAGCACTATTTTATAAACTAAAAGAAATGACAACATATATGATGCAGCAATACGGTTGTTCTGAAGCAGGTTGTATTAGTATATGCCATGATATGAAAAGCCATTTAGATTTAGGAAACCCTCTACCTCATGCGAGTATAAGCATAGGTTCAGAGGAAAATGCACCGGAAGAAATCGTCGTGAAAATGAACGGTAAGGAAATTTTCACGAAAGATTTAGGGTATAAATCTGAGCGTGGCATTCATTTTATGGGGCGTATGGACGATGTAATTAACGTTTCAGGATTAAAAGTCTTTCCTATAGAGGTAGAAGAAACGATGCTTCGATTGGAAGGTGTGCAAGAGGCAATTGTATATCGAGGGAAACATCCTGTGATGGGAGAAATAGTTAAAGCGAAAGTGATCTCTCATATTGATCCGGTGCAAATAAGAGAATGGTGTATTCAGCACTTACCTTCTTATAAAGTTCCTCATGAAATTGAAAGTGTAACTGAAATTCCGAAAAATAAAACTGGAAAAGTAAGTAGAAAGTTACTAGAGATGGGAGAGGTTACAACATGA